A section of the Cololabis saira isolate AMF1-May2022 chromosome 16, fColSai1.1, whole genome shotgun sequence genome encodes:
- the LOC133462450 gene encoding plastin-1-like — protein sequence MDTMDLDHVTQISREDLEELKEAFDKIDIDKSGFVSDFELQELFREASFQIPGYQVRELVETFMAGDTNKDEKISFEEFVSIYQELKSRKFSETFKKVISRRDGIRSFGGTSGISSEGTQHSYSDEEKVAFAKWINKALSKDPDCQHLLPMNPDNESLFTSVRDGILLCKMINQSQPDTIDERVINTKKLTTFTMTENLVLALNSASAIGCRVVNLDAHNLMAGKPHLVLGLYWQIIKVGLFADIEISKNEGLIALLRDGETLEDLMSLSPEELLLRWVNYHLTNAGTQTINNFSDDIKDSRAYFYLLDQVASQEGLEFKRGITIDMNGLNERNLEQRAELMLRQAARMDCRQFVSPQDVTSGNSKLNLAFVANLFNMHSGLQGNKVNKSDAHIEPETREEKTFRNWMNSLGVSPHVNHLYRDLCDGLVILQLLEEVKVPVNRKRVNNPPFSSRGGNMKKLENCNYAVELGRDVAHFSLVGVGGQNLNEGSTIHTLALVWQLMRRYTVMVLSDLGDGEKIGDMIILNWVNTTLKQKKESQISSFKDNQISTSLPVIDLIDVIAPGTVRWEMVKKPLKGKKLDNDEKVNNAKYAISLARKIGARVYALPDDLVEVNPKMVMTLFACLMGHGLKKAKQ from the exons ATATTGATAAAAGCGGCTTCGtgagtgactttgagcttcaggagctgttCAGAGAGGCGAGTTTCCAAATTCCCGGATACCAAGTGAGAGAACTAGTGGAAACCTTCATGGCTGGAGACACGAACAAAGACGAGAAGATCAGCTTTGAAGAATTTGTTTCT atctaccaggagctgaAGAGTAGGAAGTTCAGTGAGACGTTCAAGAAAGTCATCTCAAGAAGAGACGGGATCCGCTCCTTTGGAGGAACATCGGGAATCTCCAGCGAAGGAACACAACACTCCTACTCTG ATGAGGAGAAAGTGGCTTTTGCTAAATGGATCAACAAAGCTTTGTCCAAAGATCCAGACTGCCAGCATCTGCTGCCCATGAACCCTGACAATGAGAGCCTCTTCACCTCTGTCCGTGACGGCATCCTGTTATG TAAAATGATCAACCAGTCTCAGCCTGATACAATCGATGAACGAGTCATCAACACAAAGAAACTCACCACCTTCACAATGACA GAGAATCTGGTCTTGGCTCTGAACTCAGCCTCAGCAATCGGCTGCAGAGTAGTGAACCTTGACGCCCACAACCTGATGGCAGGGAAGCCTCATCTGGTGCTGGGTCTGTACTGGCAGATTATCAAGGTCGGACTCTTTGCTGATATAGAGATCAGCAAGAACGAAG GTCTGATCGCCCTTCTGAGAGACGGCGAAACACTGGAAGACCTAATGTCTCTCTCGCCTGAGGAGCTGCTGCTTCGTTGGGTCAACTATCATCTAACCAACGCTGGAACACAAACAATCAACAACTTCAGTGATGATATCAAG GACTCGCGAGCCTACTTCTACCTGTTGGACCAGGTTGCCTCTCAAGAGGGCCTAGAATTTAAAAGGGGCATCACAATAGACATGAACGGTCTCAAC gaGAGGAATCTGGAGCAAAGAGCTGAGCTGATGTTGCGACAGGCTGCCAGGATGGACTGCAGGCAGTTTGTTTCTCCTCAAGATGTCACATCTGGAAACAGCAAGCTCAACTTAGCCTTCGTGGCTAACCTGTTCAACATGCATTCTGGTCTGCAGGGGAATAAAGTTAACAAAAGCGACGCACACATAGAGC ctgagaccagagaagaaaagACATTTCGCAACTGGATGAACTCTCTGGGCGTCTCGCCACACGTAAACCACCTTTATCG GGACTTGTGCGATGGCCTGGTCATTCTGCAGCTTTTGGAGGAAGTCAAAGTCCCTGTGAACCGGAAGAGGGTCAACAACCCTCCCTTTTCTTCCCGGGGTGGAAACATGAAGAAG CTGGAGAATTGTAACTACGCAGTGGAGCTGGGCAGGGATGTGGCTCATTTCTCCCTTGTTGGAGTTGGAGGACAAAACCTAAATGAGGGCAGCACCATTCACACCCTGGCTCTGGTTTGGCAGCTGATGAGGAG gTACACAGTTATGGTTTTGTCAGATTTGGGCGATGGAGAGAAGATTGGAGATATGATCATCCTGAACTGGGTTAACACCACCCTGAAGCAGAAAAAGgagtcacagatcagcagcTTCAAG GACAACCAGATCAGCACCAGTCTCCCAGTGATCGACTTGATTGACGTCATTGCCCCCGGCACAGTCAGGTGGGAGATGGTGAAGAAACCACTAAAAGGAAAGAAGTTGGACAATGATGAAAAAGTCAACAATGCCAA GTATGCAATTTCATTAGCCCGTAAGATTGGCGCTCGCGTCTACGCTTTACCAGATGATTTGGTGGAGGTAAACCCCAAGATGGTGATGACACTGTTCGCCTGTCTCATGGGACATGGTTTGAAAAAGGCCAAACAATGA